Sequence from the Chloroflexota bacterium genome:
GCGCTCGCCCTTGCTGCAATCGGTATCTTCTGGCGCATCACTGAGACGCAGAAGAAGTCTGCTGAGGCGGCCAACGGGAACGGCCATGGATACGGCAACGGTAATGGGAATGGCAATGGCCACGGAAACGGCAACGGGAACGGGCATAAGTAAGCCCAAGTAGCGACGGAGAAAAAAAGAGGGCGCCCTATAATCGGGCGCCCTCTTTTTAATCGGCTATCTCGTTAGCCTTTGATTGCCGCCAAGACCTCTTCAGCGTGGCCTTCAGGCTTCACCTTCGGCCAGATCTTGGTGAGCTTCCCCTTCTCGTCAATCAGGAAGGTCTTGCGGAACATCCCCATGTACTTCCTGCCGTAGAGACTCTTCTCTCCCCACGCCTCATACACAGTTGCCACCTTCGACCCTTCGTCTGAAAGAAGCGCGAAGGGCAGGGAATACTTGCCTGCAAACTTCTGGTGTGAGGCGATGCTATCGGCGCTGACGCCCAACACAACGGCGCCCGCCTTCTTCAGCTTCGCATCGGCATCCCGGAAGCTGCACGCCTCAGTGGTGCAACCCGAAGTGTTGTCCTTGGGGTAGAAGTAGAGAACCACCTTTTTCCCCGCCAAACCCTTCAGGGAAATCGTCCCACCGCTTGAAGCGGGCAAAGAGAAGTCGGGAGCCTTGTCTCCTTCTTTGAGGGCCATGCTGTGCCTCCATAATGCTAGAGAAAAGATAGCAGTATTCTATTGGCGGGCAGCGGCACGGTCAACAGAGGCGTTAGGCGATGGCATCCGTGAAATCGAAGGAGAGCTGCCCCAGGCCGGCCACGACAAAGCTCATGGTGACCTTATGGGGCCCGGCAGCAAGACTCTTCCCGTGGGCGGTGATCGTTGCCTCACGGTTCATGGCCAAGCTCGCCGGGTTCTCCTTGCTCACGGCGGGGAAGCCGAGGGCCTTGCCCTCCACAGTGAAGTAACAGCGCTCCGCAGGCAGCTCCTCGCCGTCAATCTTGAGCGGTGGCAGGCCATAGGCATAGCCCGAGCCGAGCGAGTTCTTCAGCTTGAACTCGAACCCATCGCCGTTGTTCTTCAGACTGCCTTTGACGTAGAGACGCTTCAGAAGAAAGCCGGGGACTCTGATCATTGATGCCTCAGGGTTTTGGAGATTTGGGAGAGCGCATCATCTTGAAGAGCTCTTTTTCCGTTGCAACGATTTCATCGGGAAGCAGGTGTACCTTGCCCAGGAGCTTGGCCAAAACGTAGATCTGCGCCGCGCGCTCCACGAGTTCGCAGATCGAAAGCGCCTCATGAAGGTCCGCGCCGATGCCGACGGCTCCGTGGTTCGCCAGCAAAATGGCGTTGCGGTCCGCCAGCGCCGCCG
This genomic interval carries:
- a CDS encoding thioredoxin-dependent thiol peroxidase encodes the protein MALKEGDKAPDFSLPASSGGTISLKGLAGKKVVLYFYPKDNTSGCTTEACSFRDADAKLKKAGAVVLGVSADSIASHQKFAGKYSLPFALLSDEGSKVATVYEAWGEKSLYGRKYMGMFRKTFLIDEKGKLTKIWPKVKPEGHAEEVLAAIKG